In Pleurocapsa sp. PCC 7319, the following are encoded in one genomic region:
- the nifJ gene encoding pyruvate:ferredoxin (flavodoxin) oxidoreductase, translated as MTKRTVATLDANKAVARVAYKLNEAIAIYPITPASPMGEWADAWSSQGMTNLWGTVPSVVEMQSEGGAAGAIHGALQAGAITTTFTASQGLLLMIPNLYKIAGELTSAVIHVAARSLAAQALSIFGDHSDVMAARATGFAFLCSASVQEAHDFALIAQAATLRSRVPFIHFFDGFRTSHEIQKIELLEESDLRSLIDDELVLAHRARGLTPDRPVLRGTAQNPDVYFQARESVNPYYDACPAIVQQLMDKFGKLTGRHYRLYEYHGAADAERIIVLMGSGCEAVHETVDYLNRQGEKVGVLKVRLYRPLDAQSLVASLPKTVKKIAVLDRTKEPGSSGEPLYLDVVTAICECWQAEVGAQGLRPAEEAFPKIVGGRYGLSSKEFNPAMIKGIFENLKQDKPKNHFTVGINDDLSQTSLAYDPEFSTEPDSVVRAMFYGLGSDGTVGANKNSIKIIGEETENYAQGYFVYDSKKSGAVTVSHLRFGDRPIRSSYLIDRANFIGCHQWNFLEKLDVLKAAVPGATFLLNCPYSVDEVWSKLPVEIQEQIIAKELKFYVINANKVARESGMGGRINTVMQTCFFALAGVLPQEQAIAQIKQAIKKTYGKKGAKIVQMNLQAVDNTLDNLFEVPVPTQVTSQIHQRSPIPDTAPEFVRQVLGKMVAREGDDLPVSALPCDGSYPTGTSKWEKRNVAQFIPVWDPDVCVQCGKCVMVCPHGVIRGKSYDPAQLANAPNSFKSTEVRDKDFAGQKFTIQVAPEDCTGCGICVDVCPAKNKSQPSLKAINMEAQPPLREQERANWDFFLNLPNPDRRQLKLNQIRQQQLQEPLFEFSGACAGCGETPYIKLMTQLFGDRAVVANATGCSSIYGGNLPTTPWAQNAEGRGPAWSNSLFEDNAEFGLGFRIAIDKHAQFAAELLRSLASEVGEELASSILTAEQKDEADIYEQRDLVTQLKNKLQTLVRANGGSPPTTQIKQLLSLADYLVKKSVWIVGGDGWAYDIGFGGLDHVIASGRNVNILVMDTEVYSNTGGQSSKATPRAAVAKFAAGGKPAPKKDLGLIAMTYGNVYVGSVAMGARDEHTLRTFIEAEAYEGPSLIIAYSHCIAHGINMTTAMSHQKELVDSGRWLLYRYNPNLKQEGKNPLQLDMRSPKKPVSQSMYAENRFKMLTKSKPADAKRLLQKAQQDVNTRWQMYQYLAAQQMNSDS; from the coding sequence ATGACTAAGAGAACCGTTGCAACCTTAGATGCCAATAAAGCCGTAGCTAGAGTGGCTTATAAGCTAAACGAAGCGATCGCGATCTATCCCATAACCCCCGCTTCACCGATGGGAGAATGGGCAGATGCTTGGTCATCCCAAGGAATGACTAATCTTTGGGGGACAGTACCGAGTGTAGTTGAAATGCAATCAGAAGGTGGAGCAGCAGGAGCAATACACGGGGCATTACAAGCTGGCGCGATAACTACTACTTTTACTGCTTCTCAGGGCTTACTGTTGATGATTCCTAATTTGTATAAAATTGCGGGAGAACTTACCAGTGCAGTAATTCATGTTGCTGCTCGCTCTTTAGCAGCCCAAGCACTCTCGATTTTTGGCGATCACAGTGATGTGATGGCAGCCCGCGCCACAGGCTTTGCCTTCCTTTGTTCGGCTTCAGTTCAAGAAGCCCATGACTTTGCTTTAATTGCCCAAGCAGCTACCTTGCGATCGCGAGTCCCCTTTATTCACTTTTTTGATGGCTTTCGGACTTCCCATGAAATTCAAAAGATCGAATTACTAGAAGAGAGCGATTTGCGATCGCTGATTGACGACGAGTTAGTTTTGGCTCATCGTGCTAGAGGACTAACTCCAGATCGTCCTGTTTTAAGGGGAACAGCCCAAAATCCAGATGTTTACTTCCAAGCCCGTGAGAGCGTTAATCCTTACTATGATGCCTGTCCCGCAATTGTTCAACAGTTAATGGATAAATTTGGCAAACTGACAGGAAGACACTATCGCTTATATGAATATCACGGTGCGGCAGATGCCGAAAGGATAATTGTGCTCATGGGTTCGGGATGCGAAGCTGTTCACGAAACTGTAGATTATCTCAATCGACAAGGCGAGAAAGTCGGTGTACTGAAAGTCCGTTTATACAGACCCTTAGATGCTCAAAGTTTGGTTGCTAGCCTACCGAAAACTGTTAAGAAAATTGCGGTACTGGATCGTACTAAAGAACCAGGCTCTAGTGGCGAACCCTTGTATCTAGATGTGGTAACAGCAATTTGTGAATGCTGGCAAGCAGAAGTAGGGGCGCAGGGCTTGCGCCCAGCAGAGGAAGCTTTCCCAAAAATAGTAGGTGGACGCTACGGTCTTTCCTCGAAAGAATTTAATCCTGCCATGATTAAGGGGATTTTTGAGAATTTAAAGCAAGATAAGCCCAAAAACCATTTTACTGTGGGAATTAATGACGACCTGAGCCAAACTTCTCTAGCTTACGATCCTGAATTTTCCACCGAACCCGATAGCGTAGTCAGAGCCATGTTTTATGGTTTGGGTTCTGATGGTACGGTAGGGGCAAATAAAAACTCAATTAAGATTATTGGCGAAGAAACTGAAAATTACGCTCAAGGCTACTTCGTTTACGACTCCAAAAAATCTGGTGCCGTTACCGTTTCCCATCTAAGGTTTGGGGATCGACCCATTCGTTCTTCCTATCTCATAGATCGGGCTAATTTTATCGGTTGTCATCAGTGGAATTTCTTAGAAAAACTCGATGTCCTGAAAGCTGCCGTACCTGGAGCTACTTTTCTCCTTAATTGTCCTTACAGTGTCGATGAAGTTTGGTCGAAGTTACCAGTAGAAATTCAGGAGCAAATTATTGCTAAAGAATTGAAATTTTATGTCATCAATGCCAATAAAGTTGCCCGAGAAAGCGGTATGGGTGGCAGAATTAATACAGTGATGCAGACTTGCTTCTTTGCTCTAGCCGGAGTATTACCCCAAGAACAGGCGATCGCCCAAATCAAGCAAGCAATTAAAAAAACATATGGCAAAAAAGGAGCAAAAATTGTCCAGATGAATCTACAAGCGGTGGATAATACTTTGGATAATCTCTTTGAAGTTCCAGTTCCCACCCAAGTTACCAGTCAGATTCATCAGCGATCGCCTATTCCCGACACTGCCCCCGAATTCGTGCGACAAGTACTGGGCAAGATGGTCGCTAGAGAAGGAGATGATCTTCCCGTCAGTGCTTTGCCTTGTGATGGCAGCTATCCTACTGGTACGTCTAAATGGGAAAAACGAAATGTTGCTCAATTTATCCCAGTTTGGGATCCAGATGTATGCGTTCAGTGTGGCAAGTGTGTCATGGTATGTCCTCACGGGGTGATTCGAGGTAAATCCTACGATCCTGCTCAATTAGCTAATGCCCCTAACAGCTTTAAATCTACTGAAGTGAGAGATAAAGATTTTGCTGGTCAAAAATTTACGATTCAAGTCGCACCTGAAGACTGCACTGGTTGTGGCATTTGTGTAGATGTATGTCCTGCTAAAAACAAATCTCAGCCTTCTCTTAAAGCAATTAATATGGAAGCCCAACCACCCCTACGGGAGCAAGAGCGAGCTAATTGGGATTTCTTCCTCAATTTGCCCAATCCCGATCGCCGTCAGCTAAAACTGAATCAGATTCGGCAACAGCAATTGCAAGAACCTTTATTTGAATTCTCAGGTGCTTGTGCTGGTTGCGGGGAAACCCCTTACATTAAATTAATGACCCAACTATTTGGCGATCGCGCTGTCGTTGCTAACGCTACAGGTTGTTCCTCGATCTACGGTGGTAACTTACCGACCACTCCCTGGGCACAAAATGCTGAAGGCAGAGGACCAGCCTGGTCTAATAGTTTGTTTGAAGATAATGCCGAATTTGGCTTGGGTTTTCGAATTGCGATCGATAAACACGCTCAGTTTGCTGCTGAGTTACTCAGATCTTTAGCAAGTGAGGTAGGAGAAGAATTAGCTAGCAGTATCTTAACTGCCGAACAAAAAGACGAAGCCGATATCTACGAACAGCGCGATCTCGTAACACAATTAAAAAACAAACTCCAAACCCTTGTACGGGCGAACGGCGGTTCGCCCCCAACAACCCAAATAAAACAACTTTTGAGTCTTGCCGACTATCTCGTGAAAAAAAGCGTCTGGATTGTTGGTGGTGATGGTTGGGCTTACGATATTGGTTTTGGGGGGCTAGACCACGTAATTGCTAGTGGTCGCAACGTCAACATTTTAGTAATGGATACGGAGGTATATTCCAACACTGGGGGGCAATCTTCTAAAGCAACTCCTAGGGCTGCGGTAGCTAAATTTGCTGCGGGAGGCAAACCAGCACCTAAAAAAGACTTGGGTTTAATTGCTATGACTTATGGCAACGTTTATGTAGGTAGTGTGGCTATGGGGGCGCGAGACGAGCATACCTTAAGAACGTTTATCGAAGCCGAAGCATACGAAGGTCCTTCTTTAATCATTGCCTACAGTCACTGTATCGCTCATGGTATTAACATGACCACCGCTATGAGCCATCAAAAAGAGCTGGTTGATAGCGGACGTTGGCTACTCTATCGTTACAATCCCAATCTGAAACAAGAAGGGAAAAATCCACTCCAGTTAGATATGCGATCGCCTAAGAAGCCCGTCAGCCAGTCTATGTACGCCGAAAATCGCTTTAAAATGCTGACCAAGAGTAAACCTGCTGATGCCAAACGGCTGCTCCAAAAGGCACAACAAGATGTCAATACTCGCTGGCAGATGTATCAATACCTCGCTGCACAGCAAATGAACTCAGATTCTTAA
- a CDS encoding alternate F1F0 ATPase, F1 subunit alpha — MSQQVLDNYNPQLQIEEVGTVTYLGGGIARAVGLPGVQAEELVRFPGNRFGIAYNLDRNEVGIILLDNSEDLKAGCEVLRTGRVLDAPVGEELLGRVIDATGRPLDNKGAISTANRLPVEREAPGIMQRAPVTVPLQTGIKVIDALIPIGKGQRELILGDRTTGKTAIALDTIVNQKDKNVICIYCAIGQRSSAVAKLIAELRQRKAMEYCIVVVAGGEKSPGLQYITPYAATTMAEYFMERGQDVLIVYDDLIQHARAYRALSLLLRRPPGREAFPGDIFYIHSRLLERATHLCPEFGGGSLTALPIVETEAQNISAYIPTNLVSITDGQIYLTPDLFHKGILPAVDVGKSVSRVGGKTQLPSYRSVAGDLRLSYSQFEELEAFSRFGTQLDDATRKSIERGQRVREVLKQTQYQSIPVAEQIAVLLAVTQGIFDIVPLDKISLVEKSLRQAVREQATDTCQTIESGAKLSNNSLMTLLNIAKNTVKYSIT, encoded by the coding sequence ATTTCCCAGCAAGTATTAGATAACTACAACCCTCAGTTACAGATTGAAGAAGTGGGAACTGTAACTTATTTGGGTGGCGGGATTGCCCGTGCTGTTGGTTTGCCCGGAGTACAAGCAGAAGAATTAGTAAGGTTTCCCGGAAATCGCTTTGGGATAGCTTACAATCTCGATCGCAATGAAGTAGGAATTATTCTCTTAGATAATAGTGAAGATTTAAAAGCGGGTTGTGAGGTATTGCGAACGGGAAGAGTCTTAGATGCACCTGTAGGAGAAGAACTATTAGGGAGAGTGATTGATGCGACTGGCCGTCCATTAGATAATAAAGGTGCAATCTCGACAGCTAATAGGCTACCGGTAGAAAGAGAAGCACCAGGGATAATGCAACGCGCACCGGTTACTGTACCGCTTCAAACGGGGATCAAAGTTATCGATGCCTTAATTCCCATTGGTAAGGGACAGAGGGAATTAATTTTAGGCGATCGCACTACGGGCAAAACAGCGATCGCGTTGGATACGATTGTTAATCAAAAAGACAAAAATGTTATCTGCATTTACTGTGCGATCGGACAAAGAAGTTCTGCGGTAGCCAAATTAATTGCTGAGTTAAGACAAAGAAAAGCAATGGAATACTGCATAGTTGTAGTCGCAGGAGGAGAAAAATCCCCAGGGTTACAATACATTACCCCCTATGCAGCAACGACTATGGCAGAATATTTTATGGAACGAGGTCAGGATGTTCTGATAGTTTATGATGACCTAATTCAACACGCTAGAGCATATCGAGCATTATCTCTGCTGTTGCGTCGTCCCCCTGGAAGAGAAGCCTTTCCTGGAGATATCTTTTACATTCATTCTCGTTTGTTAGAACGTGCTACCCATCTGTGTCCAGAATTTGGAGGAGGTTCGTTAACAGCTTTACCCATAGTAGAAACCGAAGCTCAAAACATTTCAGCATACATCCCCACTAATCTAGTTTCCATTACTGACGGTCAAATTTATCTCACTCCAGACTTATTTCATAAAGGCATTTTACCTGCCGTTGATGTGGGAAAATCGGTATCTCGTGTTGGGGGAAAAACTCAGTTACCCTCGTATCGATCTGTAGCTGGAGATTTACGCTTATCTTATTCTCAATTTGAAGAATTAGAGGCATTTTCTCGTTTTGGGACACAACTGGATGACGCCACCCGAAAAAGTATCGAACGGGGTCAGAGAGTGCGAGAAGTTCTCAAACAAACTCAATATCAATCGATTCCCGTCGCGGAACAAATCGCCGTTTTATTGGCTGTTACTCAAGGAATTTTCGATATTGTGCCATTGGATAAGATTAGCTTAGTAGAAAAGTCTTTACGTCAGGCTGTTAGAGAACAAGCAACTGATACCTGTCAGACAATTGAATCTGGAGCAAAATTAAGTAATAACTCTCTCATGACTTTGTTAAATATTGCCAAAAATACTGTTAAGTATTCAATAACCTAA
- a CDS encoding alpha/beta fold hydrolase: MPTVDVRGVNHHYEWIRHSETKSHKPVMVFLHGWGGSARYWRSTAEALANDFDCLLYDMRGFGRSKLLHDSGNLGYEMEDYAEDLAGLLDALNLTQVYLNAHSMGASIATLFLNRYGERVQQAILTCNGIFEYDAKAFAAFHKFGEYVVRFRYNWFLKVPFADRMFMARFLHRPISKSDRLAFLEDFLMADYNAAAETIYTSVSKKAVETMPQEFSKLTVPTLMVSGEKDIIIPAAMGKQAAALNNKIHYVELPQTSHFPMLEDPTAYLNAVREFLQVGSAVV; this comes from the coding sequence ATGCCTACAGTAGATGTTCGCGGGGTAAATCATCATTATGAGTGGATTCGTCACTCAGAAACTAAATCCCATAAGCCAGTGATGGTATTTCTTCATGGTTGGGGAGGCTCGGCAAGATATTGGCGTAGTACTGCCGAAGCTTTAGCTAATGATTTTGATTGCCTACTCTACGATATGCGTGGCTTTGGTCGTTCTAAATTACTCCATGATTCTGGTAACTTGGGTTACGAAATGGAAGATTACGCAGAGGATCTAGCGGGATTATTAGATGCTTTAAATCTGACTCAAGTTTATCTTAATGCTCATTCCATGGGAGCATCGATCGCCACTTTATTTCTTAATCGTTATGGCGAGAGGGTGCAGCAAGCAATTCTAACCTGTAATGGCATTTTTGAGTACGATGCTAAAGCATTTGCTGCTTTTCATAAATTTGGTGAGTATGTTGTTAGATTTCGCTATAACTGGTTTTTAAAAGTTCCCTTCGCCGACAGAATGTTTATGGCAAGATTTCTGCATCGCCCAATTAGCAAAAGCGATCGCCTGGCATTTTTAGAAGATTTTTTGATGGCTGACTATAATGCGGCAGCAGAAACAATCTATACTTCTGTTAGCAAAAAAGCTGTAGAAACTATGCCTCAGGAGTTTTCTAAACTTACTGTGCCAACTCTAATGGTATCTGGTGAAAAAGATATCATTATTCCAGCAGCAATGGGCAAACAAGCCGCAGCCTTAAATAATAAGATTCACTATGTAGAACTACCCCAAACCTCTCATTTTCCGATGCTTGAAGATCCAACTGCTTATTTGAATGCAGTCAGAGAATTTTTGCAAGTTGGTAGTGCGGTTGTTTAA
- a CDS encoding SRPBCC family protein, translated as MLNFTYSSLINASVETVWQFHERPDILDLLTPPWQPVTVIRREGGLGVGAISEFRLSLAGIPVRWIATHIECQPNRLFVDEQTTGPMKSWIHRHEFIDENGRTRLTDAIAYEIPGGWLAEFFLGWWVDARLKDMFRYRHDVTKTECEKF; from the coding sequence ATGCTAAATTTCACCTACTCTAGTTTAATTAATGCTTCTGTAGAGACAGTATGGCAGTTTCATGAGCGACCAGATATTCTTGATCTCTTGACTCCTCCCTGGCAACCCGTCACGGTAATTCGCCGCGAAGGAGGTTTAGGAGTTGGGGCAATTAGTGAATTTCGCTTGTCCCTAGCTGGAATTCCAGTACGCTGGATTGCCACACACATTGAGTGTCAGCCCAACCGTCTTTTTGTCGACGAACAAACCACAGGACCAATGAAGTCTTGGATCCATCGTCATGAATTTATTGACGAAAATGGTCGGACTAGATTAACCGATGCGATCGCCTACGAAATTCCTGGTGGTTGGTTGGCAGAATTTTTCTTAGGCTGGTGGGTAGATGCTCGGCTCAAAGATATGTTTCGTTATCGTCATGATGTAACTAAAACTGAATGTGAAAAATTTTAG
- a CDS encoding pyridoxal phosphate-dependent aminotransferase, which translates to MKLAARVNQVSTSLTLAISAKAKAMKAEGIDVCSFSAGEPDFPTPKHICEAAKTALDEGKTRYGAAVGELKLRQAIANKLKTDNNLNYQAENIIVTNGGKFSLFNLMQALIEPGDEVIIPAPYWLSYPEMVKLASGTPVIVNTLAENDYKITPEQLEQAITPNSKLFVFNSPSNPTGTVYSPDEVRALAKIIVERDILVVSDEIYEKILYDDAQHLSIGSINDEILARTIVSSGFAKSHSMTGWRVGYAAAPLELLQAMAKIQSHSTSNVCTFAQYGAIAALESSQECVQEMVQAFAQRRIYMYEAINAIPKLSCPKPYGAFYLFVDISQTGKKSLDFCNELLESKQVAAIPGIAFGMDDCVRFSYATDLNTIKEGLKRLTEFVEQ; encoded by the coding sequence ATGAAACTAGCAGCAAGAGTAAATCAAGTATCGACCTCTCTTACCTTGGCAATTTCCGCTAAAGCTAAAGCAATGAAAGCTGAGGGAATTGATGTCTGTAGCTTTAGTGCCGGAGAACCAGATTTTCCCACCCCTAAGCATATCTGTGAAGCTGCCAAAACCGCCTTGGATGAGGGCAAGACCCGTTATGGTGCTGCAGTAGGAGAGCTGAAGCTGAGACAGGCGATCGCCAACAAGCTAAAAACTGATAATAATCTCAACTACCAAGCAGAAAATATCATTGTGACCAATGGTGGCAAGTTTTCTCTGTTTAACCTGATGCAAGCCTTGATTGAACCAGGAGATGAAGTCATTATTCCCGCTCCCTATTGGTTAAGCTATCCAGAAATGGTTAAGCTGGCTAGCGGTACTCCTGTAATTGTGAATACCCTGGCAGAGAATGACTATAAAATTACCCCAGAACAATTAGAACAAGCTATTACACCCAATAGCAAACTTTTTGTTTTTAATTCCCCTTCTAACCCAACGGGAACTGTTTATAGTCCTGATGAAGTTCGTGCACTAGCCAAGATCATTGTGGAACGAGATATTTTAGTGGTTTCTGACGAAATCTACGAAAAGATTCTCTACGATGATGCTCAGCATCTCAGTATTGGCTCGATAAATGATGAAATTTTGGCTCGTACTATTGTCAGTAGTGGTTTTGCCAAAAGTCACTCCATGACTGGTTGGCGGGTAGGCTATGCTGCTGCTCCCTTAGAACTTTTGCAGGCAATGGCGAAAATCCAAAGTCACAGTACCTCGAATGTTTGTACTTTTGCTCAGTATGGCGCGATCGCTGCTTTAGAATCTTCTCAGGAATGTGTGCAAGAAATGGTTCAGGCTTTTGCTCAACGCAGAATTTATATGTATGAAGCAATCAATGCCATTCCCAAATTAAGCTGTCCTAAACCCTACGGCGCTTTTTATCTCTTTGTGGATATTTCCCAGACAGGAAAGAAATCTCTTGACTTCTGTAATGAGTTACTAGAATCTAAACAAGTTGCTGCCATTCCAGGTATTGCTTTTGGCATGGATGACTGTGTTCGTTTTTCTTACGCAACCGATTTAAACACTATTAAAGAGGGTCTTAAACGATTAACGGAATTTGTGGAGCAATGA
- a CDS encoding hybrid sensor histidine kinase/response regulator — translation MSFWNSLRFRMPAIVLFGVIPPMLGAIFYASYCADVRFREDAKENIASQAELLANTIFWWNQSNVLNLQQLSQQPDIVRMDAKRQKLILDNVVATNPNIYLASTVNLDGWNIARSDSSKPLYYGDRPWFLRAKAGQEISYQTLIGRTILKPAICMGKAIRQEPSEIEGVVMLCSELSDLAEQIGQLQFGETGYVILVDQTGKVLAHPNSALISGTQLHNLNRYPPVKNILEGRDGFFSFVDYKDIRWISYGTNLDNGWKITIVQREAEFFKNEQEFNRLAYLVGLVAVITVCILTWLLANYLIQPIGKLTKAATELSKGKLDGEVEINRQDELGILAGAFNLMASRLKTSFKELEHRVRQRTAELNKAKKAAEKANQTKDRFLARISHELRSPLNTIISYADILQKNPSSNGYYPSSKLEDQVKSTQELKVIRESGIYLLNLIEDILDFSKAKANKIELNPTYLKWHSFLDATLAMVQLGAQEKQILLEYETVDNLTTGAWVDQKRLQQVLINLLNNAIKFTDQGQVTLKVSVLQTTEVLDVNDSRPQQKLRFEVIDTGVGISSKHLEKIFQPFEQVSTPEQQINGTGLGLSISKQIVELMGGQLNVKSQLGVGSIFWFDISLPVVGNSLRTLDKEKVVDIIAETEHNGSSKALPANLWKSKILIIDDKEENYFFVSSILTPLGVEVFSAINGKQGLDMAAMVKPDLILLDLFMPVKTGFTLIRDLQKTPQFKTIPVILISSCNYESLKKASKTYDCQGFLTKPIDEKKLLVLLEKHGIFSKHEMVSKN, via the coding sequence ATGTCATTTTGGAACAGTTTACGCTTTAGAATGCCTGCGATAGTTTTGTTTGGAGTCATTCCACCAATGCTGGGGGCTATTTTTTACGCTAGTTATTGTGCTGATGTGCGATTTCGCGAGGATGCTAAAGAGAATATTGCTTCTCAAGCAGAATTGTTGGCAAACACCATCTTTTGGTGGAATCAATCAAATGTTTTGAATTTACAGCAATTGAGTCAGCAACCCGATATAGTTCGTATGGATGCCAAGCGACAAAAGCTAATACTAGATAATGTAGTCGCCACAAATCCTAATATCTATTTGGCTAGCACAGTTAATCTTGATGGGTGGAATATAGCCCGCAGTGATAGTAGCAAACCCCTTTATTATGGAGATCGACCCTGGTTTCTAAGAGCTAAAGCAGGTCAGGAAATAAGTTACCAAACTTTGATCGGTCGTACTATTTTGAAGCCAGCGATCTGTATGGGGAAAGCAATCCGTCAAGAACCATCGGAAATTGAGGGAGTGGTGATGCTTTGCAGTGAACTCTCAGATTTAGCCGAGCAAATCGGTCAACTTCAATTTGGCGAAACTGGTTATGTTATTTTGGTAGATCAAACTGGTAAGGTACTGGCTCATCCCAACTCAGCCTTAATCTCTGGTACTCAATTACACAATTTAAATCGATATCCCCCTGTTAAAAATATTTTGGAAGGTCGCGATGGTTTCTTTTCTTTCGTTGACTATAAAGATATTAGGTGGATTTCCTACGGTACTAATCTAGATAATGGCTGGAAAATTACTATTGTCCAACGAGAAGCTGAATTTTTTAAAAATGAACAAGAATTTAACAGATTAGCATATCTAGTGGGTTTGGTTGCTGTGATAACTGTCTGTATTCTGACTTGGTTATTGGCAAATTATCTAATTCAACCAATTGGCAAGCTAACTAAAGCTGCAACAGAACTTTCTAAAGGTAAGTTAGACGGAGAAGTAGAAATAAATCGTCAAGATGAGCTGGGAATTCTGGCTGGGGCTTTTAATCTGATGGCGAGCCGTTTGAAAACTTCATTTAAGGAGCTAGAACATCGAGTTAGACAAAGAACTGCCGAACTTAACAAAGCTAAAAAAGCAGCTGAAAAAGCAAATCAAACTAAAGATAGATTTTTAGCTCGAATAAGTCATGAATTACGCTCTCCACTGAACACCATAATTAGCTATGCAGATATATTGCAGAAAAATCCTAGTTCGAACGGTTATTACCCGTCAAGTAAGCTTGAGGATCAGGTTAAAAGCACTCAGGAATTAAAAGTTATCCGCGAAAGTGGAATTTATCTCTTAAATTTAATTGAAGATATTTTAGATTTTTCCAAAGCTAAGGCCAATAAAATTGAACTTAATCCTACATATTTGAAATGGCATTCTTTCTTAGATGCGACATTAGCTATGGTTCAGTTAGGCGCGCAAGAAAAGCAAATTCTCTTGGAATATGAAACTGTAGATAACTTAACTACAGGTGCTTGGGTAGATCAAAAAAGGCTACAACAGGTGCTGATTAATTTGCTCAACAATGCGATTAAATTTACCGATCAAGGGCAAGTAACTCTCAAAGTCAGTGTTCTCCAGACAACAGAAGTGTTGGATGTCAACGACTCGCGTCCTCAACAGAAACTTCGCTTTGAAGTTATTGATACTGGGGTGGGAATCAGTTCAAAACATTTGGAGAAAATTTTTCAGCCTTTTGAACAAGTTAGTACTCCTGAACAGCAAATAAATGGAACAGGGCTTGGTTTATCGATCAGCAAGCAAATAGTGGAACTGATGGGTGGTCAACTAAATGTCAAGAGTCAATTGGGTGTAGGGTCAATTTTTTGGTTTGACATCAGCTTACCTGTGGTAGGCAATAGCTTAAGAACTTTAGACAAAGAAAAAGTTGTGGATATTATTGCAGAAACTGAGCACAATGGATCTTCAAAAGCATTGCCTGCTAATCTTTGGAAATCAAAGATTTTGATTATCGATGACAAAGAAGAAAATTATTTTTTTGTATCTAGCATACTTACCCCTTTAGGCGTTGAAGTGTTCTCTGCCATTAATGGAAAACAAGGACTAGATATGGCAGCTATGGTTAAACCAGACTTAATCTTACTCGATTTATTCATGCCGGTTAAAACTGGATTTACATTAATTCGAGACCTACAAAAAACACCACAATTCAAGACTATTCCTGTTATTCTCATTTCATCCTGTAATTATGAATCATTGAAAAAAGCTAGTAAAACTTATGATTGTCAAGGTTTCCTGACTAAACCCATTGATGAGAAAAAGCTACTAGTTTTATTAGAAAAGCATGGAATATTTTCTAAGCATGAGATGGTATCTAAAAATTGA